Proteins from a genomic interval of Bradyrhizobium sp. CCBAU 53340:
- a CDS encoding electron transfer flavoprotein-ubiquinone oxidoreductase has protein sequence MSTEELPPRESMEFDVVIVGAGPSGLAAAIRLKQLNADLNVVVVEKGSEVGAHILSGAVIDPAGLDKLIPDWREDSDCTLKTQVKDDRFFWFTETGSFKIPNFLMPPLMNNHHCYIGSLGNVCRWLARKAEALGVEIYPGFAAAEVLYDDKGAVRGIATGDMGIGRDGKPKDSFTRGMELLGKYTLFAEGARGSLSKQLINKFALDAKSEPPKFGIGLKEVWQIDPAKHQKGLVQHAVGWPLKNDTGGGLFFYHYDENLVSIGFVVHLNYNDPYLSPFDEFQRVKSHPAVRATLEGGKRLAYGARAITEGGYQSVPKLSFPGGALIGCAAGFVNVPRIKGVHNAMGTGMLAAEHVAVALGAGRANDELVEYENAWRDSVVGKDLYPVRNAKPLLSKFGTFIGAGLGIFDMWCNTLFGASLFGTVSHAKPDRATLDAAKSHAPKAYPKPDGKISFDKLSSVFLSNTNHEEDQPVHLKVTDMNLQKTSEHDVFAGPSNRYCPAGVYEWIEEGGSPRFQINAQNCVHCKTCDVKDPNGNITWVPPEGGGGPNYEAM, from the coding sequence ATGAGCACCGAAGAACTTCCCCCGCGCGAATCCATGGAATTTGACGTCGTCATCGTCGGCGCCGGCCCCTCGGGCCTGGCCGCGGCGATCCGGCTGAAGCAGCTCAACGCCGACCTCAACGTCGTCGTGGTGGAGAAGGGCTCCGAGGTCGGTGCGCACATTCTTTCCGGCGCCGTGATCGATCCAGCCGGGCTCGACAAGCTGATCCCCGACTGGCGCGAGGATTCGGATTGCACGCTCAAGACCCAGGTGAAGGACGACCGCTTCTTCTGGTTCACCGAGACGGGCTCATTCAAGATCCCGAACTTCCTGATGCCGCCCTTGATGAACAATCATCACTGCTACATCGGCTCGCTCGGCAATGTCTGCCGCTGGCTGGCGCGCAAGGCCGAGGCGCTCGGCGTCGAGATCTATCCGGGCTTTGCGGCGGCCGAAGTGCTCTATGACGACAAGGGCGCGGTGCGGGGCATCGCCACCGGCGACATGGGCATCGGGAGGGACGGCAAGCCCAAGGACTCCTTTACCCGTGGCATGGAGTTGCTCGGCAAGTACACGCTGTTCGCCGAAGGCGCGCGCGGCAGCCTGTCCAAGCAGCTGATCAACAAGTTCGCGCTCGACGCCAAGAGCGAGCCGCCGAAGTTCGGCATCGGCCTCAAGGAGGTCTGGCAGATCGATCCCGCCAAGCATCAGAAGGGCCTCGTCCAGCATGCCGTCGGCTGGCCGCTCAAGAACGACACCGGCGGCGGCCTGTTCTTCTACCATTACGACGAGAACCTGGTGTCGATCGGCTTCGTCGTCCACCTCAACTACAACGATCCCTATCTGTCGCCGTTCGACGAGTTCCAGCGCGTCAAGAGCCATCCCGCCGTGCGCGCCACGCTCGAAGGCGGCAAGCGGCTTGCTTATGGCGCGCGCGCGATCACCGAAGGCGGCTACCAGTCGGTGCCGAAGCTGAGCTTTCCGGGCGGTGCGCTGATCGGCTGTGCGGCCGGCTTCGTCAACGTGCCGCGCATCAAGGGCGTGCACAATGCGATGGGCACCGGCATGCTCGCAGCTGAGCATGTTGCCGTAGCGCTCGGTGCCGGCCGCGCCAATGACGAGCTCGTCGAATACGAGAACGCCTGGCGCGACTCCGTCGTCGGCAAGGACCTCTATCCCGTCCGCAACGCCAAGCCGCTCCTGTCGAAGTTCGGCACCTTCATCGGCGCTGGGCTCGGCATTTTCGACATGTGGTGCAACACGCTGTTTGGCGCCTCGCTGTTTGGCACGGTGTCTCACGCAAAACCTGATCGCGCCACGCTCGACGCGGCCAAGAGCCACGCACCGAAGGCCTATCCGAAGCCCGACGGCAAGATCTCGTTCGACAAGCTGTCCTCGGTGTTCCTGTCCAACACCAACCATGAGGAGGACCAGCCGGTCCACCTGAAGGTTACGGACATGAACCTGCAAAAGACCTCGGAGCACGACGTCTTCGCGGGCCCGTCGAATCGCTATTGCCCGGCTGGCGTCTATGAATGGATCGAGGAGGGCGGCAGCCCGCGCTTCCAGATCAACGCGCAGAACTGCGTCCACTGCAAAACCTGCGACGTGAAGGACCCGAACGGCAACATCACCTGGGTTCCCCCGGAGGGCGGCGGCGGACCGAACTACGAGGCAATGTAG
- a CDS encoding uracil-DNA glycosylase family protein — translation MIPEPAPTVRELLAFYLEAGVDCALTEEPIDRLAELDTPPPAPRAAPVETARPVAAPAVMRGEAAPAPDVAIASARDAARTAPTLEALRELMQNFEGCALKHTATRLVFADGNPQARIMFVGEAPGRDEDIEGLPFVGRSGKLLDLMIGAIGLNRTTAYITNVIPWRPPGNRTPTPQETQICLPFIQRHIELVNPDVLVTLGNPSTQTLLSTREGIMRTRGRWFDYDTGQRTIRALPTFHPAYLLRSPSYKRLAWQDLRSIAKALAQGS, via the coding sequence ATGATCCCCGAGCCCGCACCCACCGTCCGAGAGCTGCTCGCCTTCTATCTGGAGGCCGGTGTCGACTGCGCGCTTACGGAGGAGCCGATCGACCGCCTGGCGGAATTAGACACCCCGCCACCGGCCCCTCGCGCAGCGCCGGTCGAGACAGCGAGGCCTGTCGCGGCGCCGGCAGTGATGCGCGGCGAGGCCGCCCCGGCACCCGACGTCGCGATTGCCTCGGCCCGCGATGCCGCGCGCACCGCGCCGACGCTCGAGGCACTCCGCGAGCTCATGCAGAACTTCGAGGGCTGTGCGCTCAAACATACCGCGACGCGGCTGGTGTTCGCCGACGGCAATCCGCAGGCGCGCATCATGTTCGTCGGCGAGGCGCCGGGCCGCGACGAGGACATCGAGGGGCTGCCGTTTGTGGGCCGCAGCGGCAAGCTGCTCGACCTCATGATCGGCGCGATCGGACTGAACCGGACCACGGCCTACATCACCAACGTCATTCCCTGGCGACCGCCGGGCAACCGCACGCCGACGCCGCAGGAAACGCAGATCTGCCTGCCCTTCATCCAGCGTCATATCGAGCTGGTGAACCCCGACGTGCTGGTGACCCTCGGCAATCCCTCGACGCAGACATTGCTGTCGACGCGCGAAGGCATCATGCGCACGCGCGGGCGCTGGTTCGACTACGACACCGGCCAGCGCACCATCCGCGCGCTGCCGACGTTCCACCCGGCGTACCTCTTGCGCTCGCCGTCCTACAAGCGGCTGGCCTGGCAGGATCTGCGGTCGATTGCGAAGGCGCTGGCGCAAGGCTCGTGA
- a CDS encoding glycosyltransferase family 39 protein has protein sequence MRFTSLVIELIRARPRLIVWIAVLLQAAMWLLVALLFYRSPPGGLATLLAFGREYQVGTDLGPPLSIWLADIAYRIAGGHMFGVYLLAELCEVATFIALYHLARAVVGTQQAVLAVLLTMTVLAFSSSALDFSPLVLARPLWALLLLHSWQIIGQRRGNAWFAWSIEAGLLLLTTPAAIFLLALLVIFALSTAGGRRTLRALDPLFALVVVAVLALPYAVWLMRAQTLVLPALPQVADLGARAVHTAWLLGGLVLGAVAVPVLSFLNTPLFAGKSEEAPIIYRPPVEPLARNFVYFFALAPALGAVLISGLFGFEAVVGGAGVVLVMSGLAMVVAAGDLIAMRSARILRTVWAAAVVAPAAGVVLAVLFMPWTGIGEIATSMPARAISDFFDDSFARRTNHRLRAVAGETQLASLITLHSGRPHLFIDADPARTPWMSSAKFSESGGVVVWRASDTAGTPPPEILKRFPGIVPEVPRAFEWLVTGRQGLLRIGWAIVRPKGT, from the coding sequence ATGCGGTTTACCTCCCTGGTCATCGAGCTCATTCGCGCCCGGCCGCGGCTGATCGTCTGGATTGCCGTGCTGCTGCAGGCCGCGATGTGGCTGCTGGTGGCGCTGTTGTTCTACCGCAGCCCGCCCGGCGGCCTCGCGACCCTGCTGGCCTTCGGCCGCGAGTACCAGGTCGGCACTGATCTTGGCCCGCCGCTATCGATCTGGCTCGCCGACATCGCCTACCGCATCGCCGGTGGCCACATGTTCGGCGTCTATCTCCTCGCCGAGCTCTGCGAGGTCGCGACCTTCATCGCGCTTTATCACCTCGCGCGCGCCGTGGTCGGCACCCAGCAGGCGGTCCTTGCCGTGCTGCTGACCATGACGGTGCTGGCGTTCTCCTCGTCCGCGCTCGACTTCAGTCCCCTGGTCCTCGCGCGGCCGCTGTGGGCGCTGCTGCTGCTGCATTCCTGGCAGATCATCGGCCAGCGTCGCGGCAATGCCTGGTTTGCCTGGTCGATCGAAGCGGGCCTGTTGCTCCTGACCACGCCGGCCGCGATCTTCCTGCTCGCGCTGCTCGTCATCTTTGCACTGTCGACCGCCGGCGGACGCCGGACCTTGCGCGCGCTCGATCCGCTGTTTGCGCTTGTCGTCGTCGCCGTGTTGGCGCTGCCCTATGCGGTCTGGCTGATGCGCGCCCAAACTCTTGTCCTGCCGGCCCTGCCGCAAGTGGCTGACCTCGGTGCCCGTGCGGTCCACACCGCCTGGTTGCTCGGCGGGCTCGTGCTCGGCGCGGTCGCGGTCCCGGTGCTGAGCTTCCTCAACACACCCCTGTTTGCCGGCAAGAGCGAGGAGGCGCCGATCATCTACCGGCCGCCGGTCGAGCCGCTTGCGCGCAATTTCGTCTACTTCTTCGCGCTCGCGCCTGCGCTCGGTGCGGTCCTGATCTCCGGTCTGTTCGGTTTCGAGGCGGTCGTTGGCGGTGCTGGCGTCGTTCTTGTCATGTCGGGCCTCGCTATGGTCGTAGCGGCCGGTGACCTGATCGCCATGCGCAGCGCGCGGATTTTGCGCACGGTGTGGGCGGCGGCCGTGGTGGCGCCCGCCGCCGGCGTCGTGCTGGCCGTGCTGTTCATGCCCTGGACCGGCATCGGCGAGATCGCGACCTCGATGCCGGCTCGCGCGATCTCGGATTTCTTCGACGACAGCTTCGCCCGCCGCACCAATCATCGCCTGCGTGCGGTCGCCGGCGAGACGCAACTTGCGAGCCTGATCACGCTGCATTCCGGTCGGCCGCATCTCTTCATCGATGCCGACCCTGCACGCACGCCGTGGATGTCGTCGGCCAAATTCAGCGAGAGCGGTGGCGTCGTGGTCTGGCGCGCCTCCGATACCGCCGGTACTCCGCCGCCCGAGATTCTGAAGCGCTTCCCCGGCATCGTGCCGGAAGTGCCGCGCGCGTTCGAATGGCTGGTAACCGGCCGTCAGGGATTGTTGCGCATCGGCTGGGCCATCGTCCGGCCGAAGGGGACGTAG